A DNA window from Daucus carota subsp. sativus chromosome 3, DH1 v3.0, whole genome shotgun sequence contains the following coding sequences:
- the LOC108213817 gene encoding auxin-responsive protein IAA20, whose translation MRKSSATRDSSSSVTSSTNSSSNHRASDSPALLARSICSSSSTAMRPSSNLHTDLSLGLGISTTTTSNFSPGYCENDTSGDNSLFVKVNMEGSKIGRKIDVLALHGYPHLIDTLQHMFNTPNILWAEGEQDSHNQRYCSSHVLTYEDRDGDWMMVGDVPWELFLTTVKRLKITST comes from the exons ATGAGAAAAAGCAGTGCAACAAGAGACTCATCTTCATCAGTAACCTCATCAACAAACAGCAGCAGCAATCACAGAGCTTCTGATTCCCCTGCATTATTAGCAAGATCAATCTGCTCATCCTCCTCTACCGCGATGCGACCCTCGTCGAATCTCCACACTGATCTCAGCCTTGGCCTTGGCAtttccaccaccaccacctccaacTTCTCTCCAGGGTACTGTGAGAATGATACTAGTGGTGATAATAGTTTGTTTGTGAAGGTCAATATGGAAGGCAGCAAAATTGGTAGAAAAATCGATGTGTTAGCTCTTCATGGTTATCCACACTTGATCGATACCTTACAACATATGTTCAACACTCCCAATATTCTCT GGGCTGAAGGGGAACAAGATTCTCATAATCAGAGATATTGCAGCAGTCATGTGTTAACATACGAAGATCGAGATGGAGACTGGATGATGGTCGGGGATGTTCCTTGGGA GTTGTTCTTGACAACGGTGAAGAGACTGAAGATTACAAGCACATAA
- the LOC108215428 gene encoding probable polygalacturonase: MKRSFALVALVLELLLFGEPPGLVSGSSLCRETSSLIVRPHSVSITEFGAVGDGVTMNTKAFENAIFYLNSFADKGGAQLFVPEGRWLTGSFMLISHLTLRLDKDAQILGSTKSDHWPVIDPLPSYGRGRELPGGRHRSLIFGRNLTDVIITGDNGTIDGQGSVWWNWFRTETLNYTRPHLVELIDSTDVIISNLTFLNSPFWNIHPVYCSKVIIQNLTIIAPLDSPNTDGIDPDSSDDVCIEDCYITTGDDLIAIKSGWDEYGISYAHPSTNIIIHRLVGQTTSSSGIAIGSEMSGGVSQVHIEDIHFFNSNRGISIKTSRGRGGYVRNILITGVILSNLKVAIKFNGNYGEHPDESYDPNALPIIEKISIQNVTGENIKVAGLLEGIEGDTFKQICLSDINLDVSSKSPWTCSNIEGFSDKVSPDICEPLKSKINPESKCYRLSNHLRSISQGTWMEFL, translated from the exons ATGAAGAGATCTTTTGCT TTGGTGGCTTTAGTTCTGGAACTATTATTGTTTGGTGAGCCTCCTGGGCTTGTCAGTGGAAGCTCACTTTGTAGAGAGACTAGTTCGTTGATTGTTCGTCCCCACAGTGTCTCTATCACCGAATTCGGTGCAGTTGGTGATGGGGTGACAATGAACACTAAAGCATTTGAGAATGCAATCTTTTATCTTAATTCATTTGCTGACAAGGGTGGGGCCCAGCTTTTTGTCCCAGAAGGGCGGTGGTTGACAGGAAGCTTCATGCTCATCAGTCACTTAACTTTGCGGTTAGATAAAGATGCACAGATTCTTGGATCTACG AAATCTGATCATTGGCCAGTCATCGATCCTTTACCATCTTATGGCCGTGGTAGGGAATTGCCTGGCGGAAGGCATAGAAGCCTTATTTTTGGACGCAATTTGACAGATGTTATTATAACAG GTGATAATGGCACGATTGATGGTCAAGGCAGTGTCTGGTGGAATTGGTTCCGAACAGAAACATTAAACTATACCAGGCCTCATTTGGTTGAGTTAATAGACTCAACAGACGTTATTATTTCGAATCTGACCTTTCTTAATTCACCTTTCTGGAACATCCACCCTGTGTACTGTAG CAAGGTTATTATCCAGAATCTGACAATTATTGCTCCTCTTGATTCACCAAACACAGATGGGATTGATCCAG ACTCTTCAGATGATGTTTGCATTGAAGATTGCTACATAACCACAGGGGATGATCTGATAGCCATTAAGAGTGGGTGGGATGAGTATGGCATATCTTATGCTCATCCTAGTACGAATATTATCATCCACCGACTTGTTGGACAGACTACATCTAGCTCGGGCATTGCAATTGGAAGTGAGATGTCTGGAGGTGTGTCACAAGTCCATATAGAGGATATACATTTCTTTAACTCTAATAGAGGTATTTCAATAAAGACGTCGCGTGGACGGGGAGGTTATGTGAGAAATATATTGATAACCGGGGTGATCTTGTCAAATCTTAAAGTTGCTATTAAGTTTAATGGTAACTATGGGGAGCACCCTGATGAGTCTTATGATCCAAATGCTCTTCCTATAATAGAAAAGATCAGCATTCAAAATGTTACCGGAGAGAACATCAAAGTTGCCGGTCTTCTAGAGGGAATAGAAGGAGATACATTTAAACAAATTTGTCTGTCTGATATTAATCTTGATGTAAGCTCAAAATCTCCATGGACTTGCTCAAATATTGAAGGATTCTCGGACAAGGTTTCTCCAGATATTTGTGAGCCGCTGAAATCGAAAATAAACCCCGAGTCAAAGTGTTACCGCTTGTCTAATCACTTGCGGAGTATTTCTCAAGGTACTTGGATGGAATTCTTGTAA
- the LOC108211890 gene encoding uncharacterized protein LOC108211890 isoform X1, whose translation MGRKNKKAAKPQKESSHPVTNHHSKQVICFEGENLVQLLKSIQREIESARNLDGGLPDKIWVKQQFSIGVNDVTRVLERMPPVCSTAGSSNPVTGSGNIKDTRLQAILLASDCYPQMLTKHLPSLASLKNVPLIYVKDKRRGSLRLGDLVQLKTAIALGIKIEQLCDLGARWWLYRIVDIEGSYIYTSAVLRSFYQLFVFSYISNIKRPLYKLDDYRYMYFQKKKVIM comes from the exons AtgggaagaaaaaataaaaaagcagCAAAACCCCAGAAAGAATCATCCCACCCTGTCACTAATCATCATTCAAAACAAGTGAT TTGCtttgaaggtgaaaatcttgttcAGCTGCTTAAATCAATTCAGAG GGAGATAGAGTCAGCAAGAAATTTAGATGGTGGTTTGCCTGATAAGATATGGGTCAAG CAGCAGTTTTCGATCGGGGTCAATGATGTAACCAGGGTTCTTGAGAGGATGCCTCCTGTGTGCTCAACTGCTGGCAGCTCTAATCCAGTGACTGGAAGTGGCAACATTAAAGACACTCGACTGCAG GCAATACTATTGGCTTCAGATTGCTACCCACAAATGCTGACAAAGCATTTGCCAAGCTTAGCCTCTTTAAAGAATGTACCCCTGATCTATGTGAAGGATAAGAGGCGAGGTTCTTTAAGATTGGGTGATTTGGTCCAGTTAAAAACTGCCATTGCTTTAGGAATTAAG ATCGAGCAATTGTGTGACCTCGGAGCTAGATGGTGGTTATATAGAATTGTAGACATTGAAGgtagttatatatatacttcAGCAGTATTGCGTTCTTTCTATCAATTATTTGTTTTCAGCTACATATCAAATATTAAACGACCTTTATATAAACTTGATGATTATAGGTATATGTActtccaaaaaaaaaaggtgATTATGTAG
- the LOC108211890 gene encoding uncharacterized protein LOC108211890 isoform X3, producing MGRKNKKAAKPQKESSHPVTNHHSKQVICFEGENLVQLLKSIQREIESARNLDGGLPDKIWVKQQFSIGVNDVTRVLERMPPVCSTAGSSNPVTGSGNIKDTRLQAILLASDCYPQMLTKHLPSLASLKNVPLIYVKDKRRGSLRLGDLVQLKTAIALGIKDRGNGINHLIGNILNDQELCGLDARDDLKASNIDMLATTEIVPPVTL from the exons AtgggaagaaaaaataaaaaagcagCAAAACCCCAGAAAGAATCATCCCACCCTGTCACTAATCATCATTCAAAACAAGTGAT TTGCtttgaaggtgaaaatcttgttcAGCTGCTTAAATCAATTCAGAG GGAGATAGAGTCAGCAAGAAATTTAGATGGTGGTTTGCCTGATAAGATATGGGTCAAG CAGCAGTTTTCGATCGGGGTCAATGATGTAACCAGGGTTCTTGAGAGGATGCCTCCTGTGTGCTCAACTGCTGGCAGCTCTAATCCAGTGACTGGAAGTGGCAACATTAAAGACACTCGACTGCAG GCAATACTATTGGCTTCAGATTGCTACCCACAAATGCTGACAAAGCATTTGCCAAGCTTAGCCTCTTTAAAGAATGTACCCCTGATCTATGTGAAGGATAAGAGGCGAGGTTCTTTAAGATTGGGTGATTTGGTCCAGTTAAAAACTGCCATTGCTTTAGGAATTAAG GATAGAGGAAATGGCATTAATCATCTTATCggaaatattttaaatgatcaAGAGTTATGTGGTCTAGATGCCCGAGACGACCTTAAAGCATCCAATATCGATATGCTTGCTACAACCGAGATAGTACCGCCCGTGACGCTATAA
- the LOC108211890 gene encoding uncharacterized protein LOC108211890 isoform X5: protein MGRKNKKAAKPQKESSHPVTNHHSKQVICFEGENLVQLLKSIQREIESARNLDGGLPDKIWVKQQFSIGVNDVTRVLERMPPVCSTAGSSNPVTGSGNIKDTRLQAILLASDCYPQMLTKHLPSLASLKNVPLIYVKDKRRGSLRLGDLVQLKTAIALGIKRKWH, encoded by the exons AtgggaagaaaaaataaaaaagcagCAAAACCCCAGAAAGAATCATCCCACCCTGTCACTAATCATCATTCAAAACAAGTGAT TTGCtttgaaggtgaaaatcttgttcAGCTGCTTAAATCAATTCAGAG GGAGATAGAGTCAGCAAGAAATTTAGATGGTGGTTTGCCTGATAAGATATGGGTCAAG CAGCAGTTTTCGATCGGGGTCAATGATGTAACCAGGGTTCTTGAGAGGATGCCTCCTGTGTGCTCAACTGCTGGCAGCTCTAATCCAGTGACTGGAAGTGGCAACATTAAAGACACTCGACTGCAG GCAATACTATTGGCTTCAGATTGCTACCCACAAATGCTGACAAAGCATTTGCCAAGCTTAGCCTCTTTAAAGAATGTACCCCTGATCTATGTGAAGGATAAGAGGCGAGGTTCTTTAAGATTGGGTGATTTGGTCCAGTTAAAAACTGCCATTGCTTTAGGAATTAAG AGGAAATGGCATTAA
- the LOC108211890 gene encoding uncharacterized protein LOC108211890 isoform X4, with amino-acid sequence MGRKNKKAAKPQKESSHPVTNHHSKQVICFEGENLVQLLKSIQREIESARNLDGGLPDKIWVKQQFSIGVNDVTRVLERMPPVCSTAGSSNPVTGSGNIKDTRLQAILLASDCYPQMLTKHLPSLASLKNVPLIYVKDKRRGSLRLGDLVQLKTAIALGIKMPETTLKHPISICLLQPR; translated from the exons AtgggaagaaaaaataaaaaagcagCAAAACCCCAGAAAGAATCATCCCACCCTGTCACTAATCATCATTCAAAACAAGTGAT TTGCtttgaaggtgaaaatcttgttcAGCTGCTTAAATCAATTCAGAG GGAGATAGAGTCAGCAAGAAATTTAGATGGTGGTTTGCCTGATAAGATATGGGTCAAG CAGCAGTTTTCGATCGGGGTCAATGATGTAACCAGGGTTCTTGAGAGGATGCCTCCTGTGTGCTCAACTGCTGGCAGCTCTAATCCAGTGACTGGAAGTGGCAACATTAAAGACACTCGACTGCAG GCAATACTATTGGCTTCAGATTGCTACCCACAAATGCTGACAAAGCATTTGCCAAGCTTAGCCTCTTTAAAGAATGTACCCCTGATCTATGTGAAGGATAAGAGGCGAGGTTCTTTAAGATTGGGTGATTTGGTCCAGTTAAAAACTGCCATTGCTTTAGGAATTAAG ATGCCCGAGACGACCTTAAAGCATCCAATATCGATATGCTTGCTACAACCGAGATAG
- the LOC108211890 gene encoding uncharacterized protein LOC108211890 isoform X2 has protein sequence MGRKNKKAAKPQKESSHPVTNHHSKQVICFEGENLVQLLKSIQREIESARNLDGGLPDKIWVKQFSIGVNDVTRVLERMPPVCSTAGSSNPVTGSGNIKDTRLQAILLASDCYPQMLTKHLPSLASLKNVPLIYVKDKRRGSLRLGDLVQLKTAIALGIKIEQLCDLGARWWLYRIVDIEGSYIYTSAVLRSFYQLFVFSYISNIKRPLYKLDDYRYMYFQKKKVIM, from the exons AtgggaagaaaaaataaaaaagcagCAAAACCCCAGAAAGAATCATCCCACCCTGTCACTAATCATCATTCAAAACAAGTGAT TTGCtttgaaggtgaaaatcttgttcAGCTGCTTAAATCAATTCAGAG GGAGATAGAGTCAGCAAGAAATTTAGATGGTGGTTTGCCTGATAAGATATGGGTCAAG CAGTTTTCGATCGGGGTCAATGATGTAACCAGGGTTCTTGAGAGGATGCCTCCTGTGTGCTCAACTGCTGGCAGCTCTAATCCAGTGACTGGAAGTGGCAACATTAAAGACACTCGACTGCAG GCAATACTATTGGCTTCAGATTGCTACCCACAAATGCTGACAAAGCATTTGCCAAGCTTAGCCTCTTTAAAGAATGTACCCCTGATCTATGTGAAGGATAAGAGGCGAGGTTCTTTAAGATTGGGTGATTTGGTCCAGTTAAAAACTGCCATTGCTTTAGGAATTAAG ATCGAGCAATTGTGTGACCTCGGAGCTAGATGGTGGTTATATAGAATTGTAGACATTGAAGgtagttatatatatacttcAGCAGTATTGCGTTCTTTCTATCAATTATTTGTTTTCAGCTACATATCAAATATTAAACGACCTTTATATAAACTTGATGATTATAGGTATATGTActtccaaaaaaaaaaggtgATTATGTAG
- the LOC108215311 gene encoding L-cysteine desulfhydrase, with protein sequence MADDEIADVIVTNGGSNHNNHASKKQKIQSLITSSEIRSEFAHHDPGTARINNGSFGSCPGSIIEAQRRYQLEFLKQPDRFFYTELQPRVLRSRKMIKELINADDVSEVSIVDNVTTAVAIVLRHVSWEFCEGRFEKGDVVVILDCAFDAVKKSIEAYVKRAGGEVVVVEMKFPVVSGEEIVERFRKGIRMGKEGGRRIRLAIIDHVTSMPCVVVPVKEMVRVCREEGVEYVFVDAAHAIGSVEVDVRDIGADFYVSNLHKWLFCPPSVALFYCRKSRVSDGLHHPVVSSEYGNGLAIESSWIGTRDYSSQLVVPEVLEFVNRFEGGIDGIRKRNHDAVVEMAGMLAEAWGTSLGCPADMCPSMAMVGVPSILGILSDNHAQKLRAHLRNEFGVEVPLYYHRLKDGEVGVRDRNGLITTYARISHQVYNTVDDYLKFRDAVNQLVQNKFTCEMLS encoded by the coding sequence ATGGCGGACGATGAAATCGCCGATGTAATTGTGACCAACGGCGGCTCCAATCACAACAATCACGcctcaaagaagcaaaagaTTCAGTCTTTAATCACAAGCTCCGAGATCCGATCCGAATTCGCGCACCACGACCCGGGAACGGCTCGAATCAACAACGGCAGCTTCGGGAGCTGCCCCGGCTCGATTATCGAAGCTCAGAGAAGGTATCAACTTGAATTTCTTAAGCAGCCTGATAGATTTTTTTATACTGAGCTGCAACCTCGTGTTCTTCGGTCTCGTAAAATGATTAAAGAATTGATTAATGCTGATGATGTTTCCGAAGTTTCGATAGTTGATAATGTGACTACTGCTGTTGCGATTGTGTTGAGGCATGTGAGTTGGGAGTTTTGTGAGGGGAGGTTTGAGAAAGGGGATGTGGTTGTGATTCTTGATTGTGCTTTCGACGCGGTGAAGAAGTCGATTGAGGCATATGTGAAGAGGGCGGGCggggaggtggtggtggtggagatgAAGTTCCCGGTGGTTAGTGGGGAGGAGATTGTGGAGAGGTTTAGGAAGGGGATTAGGATGGGGAAAGAAGGGGGGAGGAGGATTAGGTTAGCGATAATCGATCATGTGACGTCAATGCCGTGTGTGGTTGTGCCGGTTAAGGAGATGGTTAGGGTTTGTAGGGAGGAGGGGGTTGAGTACGTTTTTGTGGATGCAGCTCATGCGATTGGGAGTGTGGAGGTTGATGTGAGGGATATTGGGGCGGATTTTTATGTTAGTAATTTGCATAAGTGGTTGTTTTGTCCGCCGTCGGTTGcgttgttttattgtaggaagtCGAGGGTGTCGGATGGTTTGCATCATCCAGTCGTGAGTAGTGAGTATGGGAATGGGTTGGCGATTGAGAGTTCGTGGATTGGGACGAGGGATTATAGTTCGCAGTTAGTTGTTCCGGAGGTTTTGGAGTTTGTTAATAGATTTGAGGGTGGGATTGATGGGATCAGGAAGAGGAATCATGACGCAGTTGTGGAAATGGCAGGGATGTTGGCAGAGGCTTGGGGGACTAGTCTTGGGTGTCCAGCGGATATGTGTCCAAGTATGGCGATGGTTGGTGTGCCTTCGATTTTGGGGATTTTAAGTGATAATCATGCTCAGAAGTTGAGGGCTCATTTAAGGAATGAGTTTGGTGTGGAAGTTCCATTGTATTATCATAGACTGAAAGATGGCGAGGTTGGAGTTAGGGATAGGAATggactaattacaacttacgcAAGGATTTCTCATCAAGTATACAACACAGTTGATGATTATTTGAAATTCCGTGATGCTGTTAATCAGCTTGTGCAGAACAAATTTACTTGCGAGATGTTGTCCTAA
- the LOC108215394 gene encoding ABC transporter B family member 11 — translation MANDVSEDMSGTSTAQVLDTGVERSSGGHGSKEKESTNIVPFHKLFAFADSVDVMLMIFGIIGSIGNGLSMPLMTVLYGELANSFGQNQDRVHVIQVVSKVSLKFVYLGLGTGVASFLQVACWMVTGERQASRIRKLYLQNILRQDITFFDMETNTGEVVGRMSGDTVLIQDAMGEKVGKFIQMITGFVGGYFVAFFNGWLLTVVLMSSIPPIVMAGGMMSLVSSKMSTRGQDAYAKAATIVEQTIGSIRTVASFTGERQAVVNYNKSLTKAYKSGVQEGFASGLGLGTVMSVAFCSYAMAVWFGAKLVIEKGYSGGTVIVVIVAVLTGAMSLGQASPCMSAFAAGRAAAFKMFETINRRPVIDPYDKRGKKLDDIQGDIELRDVHFSYPARPDEQIFSGFSLAIPSGTTAALVGQSGSGKSTVISLIERFYDPQGGEVLIDGTNLKEFQLKWIREKIGLVSQEPVLFSSSIKDNIAYGKDGATVEEIRAACELANAAKFIDKLPQGLDTMVGEHGTQLSGGQKQRVAIARAILKDPRILLLDEATSALDAESERIVQEALDRIMVNRTTVIVAHRLSTVINADMIAVIHQGKMVEKGTHVELLENSEGPYSQLIKLQEVSNSRDKTDAGAGSGSASSQRMYSSISRVSSGVGNSSSRRSLTLSFRLPTGHTEIVIGEPEPKPEPEPKDPNQKTSPEVPLRRLAYLNKPEIPALFAGSLAAIVNGVTYPIFGVLLSSTIKILFEAPHELSKDSKFWALMFVALGTVSFVAYPAQSYFFAVAGCNLIKRIRSLCFEKVASMEVGWFDKPENSSGAIGARLSTDAATVRALVGDRLGQLVQDGASAVSGLIIAFVACWQLAFVILALIPLVAVNGYVQTMFLSGFSSDAKAMYEDASQVATDAVGSIRTVASFCAEEKVIDLYTKKCEGPKKNGIRQGMISGTGFGLSSASLYFVYAVSFYAGARFVALGITDFENVYRVFFALTMAAISISQSSSVASDSYKAKAAAASIFSILDRKPEIDLNEESGVTLQNVNGDIQLQHISFMYPTRPDVQILRDLSLTIRSGKTVALVGESGSGKSTVIALLERFYDPNAGNITLDGIEIRTLQVKWLRQQMGLVSQEPALFNDTIRSNIAYGKGGDATEAEVIAAAEKANAHQFISGLQQGYDTLVGERGIQLSGGQKQRVAIARAIVKSPKILLLDEATSALDAESERVVQDALDQVMLNRTTVVVAHRLSTIKGADVIAVVKNGVVVEKGKHEKLISITDGFYASLVALHTSNTREEPN, via the exons ATGGCCAATGATGTTAGCGAAGACATGAGTGGAACCTCCACAGCGCAGGTCCTGGATACAGGGGTGGAAAGAAGTTCCGGTGGGCATGGCTCAAAagaaaaggagagtaccaataTAGTACCGTTTCATAAGCTCTTTGCATTTGCTGATTCTGTGGATGTTATGCTGATGATATTCGGTATCATTGGCTCTATTGGCAATGGATTGAGCATGCCCTTGATGACTGTCCTTTACGGAGAATTGGCAAATTCTTTCGGACAGAATCAAGACAGAGTTCATGTAATCCAGGTGGTTTCAAAG GTTTCGCTAAAGTTTGTTTATCTGGGACTGGGAACTGGTGTAGCATCATTTCTGC AGGTGGCTTGCTGGATGGTCACCGGAGAGAGACAGGCTTCCAGGATAAGAAAATTATACCTGCAGAATATATTAAGACAAGATATTACCTTCTTTGATATGGAAACGAATACTGGAGAAGTCGTTGGAAGGATGTCTGGCGATACTGTTCTCATACAAGATGCCATGGGTGAGAAG GTTGGGAAATTTATACAGATGATTACAGGATTCGTTGGAGGCTATTTTGTGGCTTTCTTCAACGGATGGCTCCTTACAGTAGTCCTGATGAGTTCTATTCCACCAATCGTGATGGCTGGTGGAATGATGTCCCTTGTTAGCTCCAAGATGTCTACTCGCGGACAAGATGCGTATGCAAAAGCAGCAACAATTGTGGAACAAACAATTGGATCAATAAGAACG GTTGCTTCTTTTACCGGGGAGAGACAAGCTGTGGTCAACTACAACAAATCTCTTACAAAAGCTTATAAATCAGGTGTTCAGGAAGGCTTTGCTTCTGGACTAGGACTAGGCACAGTTATGTCTGTTGCATTCTGCAGTTATGCAATGGCTGTCTGGTTTGGTGCAAAGCTGGTTATTGAAAAAGGCTATTCCGGGGGTACTGTGATCGTTGTCATTGTTGCTGTTCTTACTGGTGCTAT GTCTCTTGGGCAGGCGTCTCCTTGCATGAGCGCGTTTGCAGCAGGCAGAGCTGCAGCTTTCAAGATGTTTGAAACTATAAATAGGAGACCAGTTATAGATCCATATGATAAGCGTGGGAAAAAATTAGATGACATTCAAGGCGATATAGAGTTGAGAGATGTCCACTTCAGTTATCCAGCAAGGCCTGATGAGCAAATATTTAGTGGATTCTCCCTGGCCATCCCCAGCGGGACAACTGCAGCTTTGGTTGGACAGAGTGGTAGTGGGAAGTCTACAGTGATAAGTCTGATAGAGAGATTTTACGATCCACAAGGCGGTGAGGTTCTTATAGATGGAACAAATCTGAAGGAATTTCAGCTCAAGTGGATTAGAGAAAAAATTGGGCTTGTTAGTCAAGAACCTGTTTTGTTTTCATCTAGCATAAAGGACAACATTGCTTACGGTAAGGATGGTGCAACTGTTGAGGAGATCAGAGCAGCATGTGAGCTAGCAAATGCTGCTAAGTTCATTGATAAACTACCTCAG GGACTGGACACCATGGTAGGTGAGCATGGAACTCAGCTTTCTGGTGGACAAAAGCAGAGAGTGGCCATAGCCAGAGCGATTCTTAAGGACCCGCGAATCCTACTTCTTGATGAAGCAACTAGTGCACTTGATGCAGAGTCTGAGAGAATTGTGCAGGAGGCGCTGGACAGGATCATGGTTAACAGAACCACTGTCATTGTGGCACATCGTTTGAGCACAGTGATCAATGCTGATATGATTGCAGTGATCCATCAAGGGAAGATGGTTGAAAAAG GCACCCATGTCGAATTACTTGAAAACTCTGAAGGCCCATACTCTCAGCTAATAAAATTGCAAGAAGTGAGCAACAGCCGTGACAAGACTGATGCTGGTGCAGGAAGTGGTAGCGCTTCGAGTCAAAGGATGTACAGTTCCATTAGCAGGGTGTCTTCTGGTGTAGGAAATAGCAGCAGCCGTCGTTCACTCACCCTATCGTTTCGTTTACCCACCGGACATACTGAAATCGTAATAGGAGAACCAGAACCCAAACCTGAACCTGAGCCTAAAGACCCGAACCAGAAAACAAGTCCAGAAGTTCCCCTTAGAAGGCTTGCATATCTTAACAAGCCTGAGATTCCTGCCCTGTTTGCAGGATCTCTAGCTGCTATCGTCAATGGTGTTACATATCCTATATTTGGTGTGCTACTTTCGAGcactataaaaatattatttgaggcACCTCATGAATTGAGCAAGGACTCGAAATTCTGGGCCCTGATGTTTGTAGCCCTTGGAACGGTATCATTTGTTGCATATCCAGCACAGTCATACTTTTTTGCTGTGGCCGGttgtaatttaataaaaaggaTCAGATCTTTGTGTTTTGAGAAGGTGGCGAGCATGGAAGTAGGATGGTTCGACAAGCCTGAGAACTCGAGTGGGGCAATTGGTGCTAGACTTTCTACAGATGCAGCCACTGTACGTGCATTAGTTGGTGATAGACTCGGACAACTGGTTCAAGACGGAGCTTCAGCAGTATCTGGTTTAATTATTGCTTTCGTAGCATGTTGGCAGCTGGCTTTTGTCATCCTTGCTTTGATACCCTTGGTAGCAGTTAATGGATATGTTCAGACAATGTTCTTATCAGGGTTCAGTTCAGATGCGAAGGCGATGTACGAGGACGCGAGCCAAGTTGCAACTGATGCAGTTGGGAGTATAAGAACAGTTGCTTCTTTCTGTGCTGAAGAGAAAGTAATCGACTTGTACACGAAGAAATGTGAAGGTCCAAAGAAAAATGGGATCAGGCAAGGAATGATTAGTGGAACAGGGTTCGGCCTATCTTCTGCCTCACTATATTTTGTTTATGCAGTTAGCTTTTACGCTGGAGCGCGTTTTGTTGCACTAGGGATAACAGATTTTGAAAACGTTTATCGT GTTTTCTTTGCACTGACAATGGCTGCTATCAGTATTTCTCAATCAAGTTCCGTGGCATCAGATTCATACAAAGCTAAAGCAGCTGCTGCATCTATTTTTTCAATCCTAGACAGAAAGCCGGAAATAGACCTGAACGAAGAATCAGGTGTTACATTACAGAATGTAAACGGAGATATACAGTTACAGCACATAAGCTTTATGTATCCAACTCGACCTGATGTTCAAATTTTGCGAGACCTTAGCTTGACAATTCGAAGTGGCAAG ACAGTTGCTTTAGTTGGAGAAAGTGGAAGTGGAAAATCAACTGTGATTGCACTTCTGGAAAGATTTTATGATCCAAACGCAGGTAATATTACACTTGATGGGATCGAAATACGAACCTTGCAAGTGAAGTGGTTGAGGCAACAGATGGGACTTGTAAGCCAAGAACCAGCCTTGTTCAATGATACGATTAGAAGCAACATTGCTTATGGGAAGGGTGGCGATGCAACTGAAGCTGAAGTTATAGCTGCAGCAGAAAAAGCCAATGCTCATCAGTTCATAAGTGGATTGCAACAG GGATATGATACCTTAGTAGGGGAGAGAGGCATACAGTTATCTGGTGGGCAGAAGCAGCGTGTTGCCATTGCTCGTGCCATTGTCAAAAGTCCGAAGATACTGCTTCTGGACGAAGCTACAAGCGCTTTAGATGCTGAATCAGAGAGAGTTGTACAAGATGCACTGGACCAGGTGATGTTGAACCGGACAACAGTAGTAGTAGCTCATCGCTTGTCCACAATCAAAGGCGCGGATGTGATTGCTGTGGTTAAAAATGGAGTTGTCGTGGAGAAAGGTAAACACGAGAAATTGATCAGCATCACAGATGGTTTTTATGCATCTTTAGTTGCACTCCACACTAGCAACACAAGGGAAGAGCCTAACTGA